In Erigeron canadensis isolate Cc75 chromosome 7, C_canadensis_v1, whole genome shotgun sequence, one DNA window encodes the following:
- the LOC122606639 gene encoding probable alkaline/neutral invertase D has protein sequence MDAPKESGLRNVSSVCSILEMDDFDLTKLLDKPRLTIKRERSFDERSLSEMSLTRGLDNLELAYSPGGRSGLDTPASSTRNSFEPHPMVAEAWDSLRRSLVYFRGQPVGTIAAYDHASEEVLNYDQVFVRDFVPSALAFLMNGEPDIVKNFLLKTLQLQGWEKRIDRFKLGEGAMPASFKVLHDPERKTDTIVADFGESAIGRVAPVDSGFWWIILLRAYTKSTGDLTLAETPDCQKGMRLILTLCLSEGFDTFPTLLCADGCSMIDRRMGIYGYPIEIQALFFMALRCSLAMLKLDAEGKEFVERITKRLHALSFHMRSYFWIDFQQLNDIYRYKTEEYSHTAVNKFNVIPDSIPDWVFEFMPTRGGYFIGNVSPARMDFRWFALGNCVAILSSLATPEQASVVMDLFEARWEELVGDMPIKICYPAIDSHEWRIVTGCDPKNTRWSYHNGGSWPVLLWLLTAACIKTGRPQIARRAIELAESRLLRDGWPEYYDGKKGRYIGKQARKYQTWSIAGYLVAKMLLEDPSHLGMISLEDDKQLKPIIKRSSSWTC, from the exons ATGGATGCCCCTAAAGAGTCTGGACTTCGTAATGTTAGCTCAGTTTGCTCCATCCTAGAAATGGATGATTTTGATCTCACTAAGCTTTTGGATAAACCGAGGCTTACCATCAAAAGGGAGAGGTCATTTGATGAGAGGTCTCTTAGTGAGATGTCTTTAACAAGGGGTCTAGATAATTTGGAACTAGCATATTCTCCAGGGGGACGGTCTGGATTAGATACCCCAGCTTCGTCTACTCGTAACTCTTTTGAACCCCATCCAATGGTTGCTGAAGCTTGGGACTCTCTTCGTAGATCGTTGGTCTATTTCAGAGGCCAACCAGTTGGCACAATTGCCGCATATGATCATGCATCAGAGGAAGTTCTTAACTATGATCAG GTCTTTGTACGGGATTTTGTGCCAAGTGCACTTGCTTTTTTAATGAATGGTGAACCAGACATAGTAAAGAATTTTCTGCTGAAGACCCTCCAACTTCAAGGGTGGGAAAAACGAATTGATAGATTCAAACTTGGGGAAGGAGCAATGCCCGCTAGTTTCAAAGTACTTCATGACCCAGAACGTAAAACGGATACAATCGTGGCCGATTTTGGTGAAAGTGCCATTGGAAGAGTTGCACCAGTTGATTCTGGTTTCTGGTGGATTATATTACTCCGTGCATATACGAAGTCTACCGGAGATCTAACACTAGCTGAAACACCAGACTGCCAAAAAGGAATGAGGCTTATTTTAACTTTGTGTTTGTCAGAGGGTTTCGATACATTTCCTACCTTGTTGTGTGCAGATGGATGCTCTATGATTGACCGAAGAATG GGAATATATGGTTATCCTATAGAAATACAGGCTCTTTTCTTTATGGCATTGAGATGTTCCTTAGCTATGCTCAAACTTGATGCGGAAGGAAAAGAATTCGTGGAAAGAATCACGAAGCGGTTGCATGCTTTGAGCTTTCACATGAGAAGTTATTTCTGGATTGACTTCCAACAATTAAATGATATCTACCGTTATAAAACAGAGGAGTATTCTCACACTGCTGTAAATAAGTTCAATGTTATTCCTGATTCAATCCCAGATTGGGTTTTTGAATTTATGCCAACACGTGGTGGTTACTTTATTGGAAATGTGAGTCCAGCAAGGATGGACTTTCGTTGGTTTGCTTTAGGTAACTGTGTTGCTATCTTATCTTCACTTGCAACTCCTGAGCAAGCTTCTGTAGTTATGGATCTTTTTGAAGCACGTTGGGAAGAGCTTGTGGGGGATATGCCTATTAAGATTTGTTATCCAGCAATTGATAGTCATGAATGGAGAATCGTAACCGGTTGTGATCCTAAGAACACTAGATGGAGTTACCACAATGGAGGATCTTGGCCAG TTCTTCTATGGTTACTAACAGCTGCCTGCATCAAAACTGGGAGGCCTCAAATAGCAAGACGTGCAATAGAACTTGCTGAAAGCCGCTTACTAAGAGATGGATGGCCCGAGTATTATGATGGAAAGAAGGGAAGATACATCGGTAAGCAGGCAAGGAAATATCAAACATGGTCAATTGCGGGATATTTGGTAGCAAAAATGCTGTTAGAAGATCCCTCACACTTGGGGATGATCTCTCTTGAAGACGATAAACAATTGAAACCTATTATTAAAAGATCTTCCTCGTGGACTTGCTGA
- the LOC122609052 gene encoding uncharacterized protein LOC122609052, producing the protein MDVRMWICITNGYTPPKVTGDTSSSSGARLASYEQMDVDKKKDYEAESKALAKGLWDALKEHCEGDDDLKKSRKDLLKKQYYVFTSFKDETLDETLVRYSHLLVQLAYFGYNPDPEDVIEKLLESLPDKWEGFITFIQQKKVE; encoded by the exons ATGGATGTGAGGATGTGGATATGTATTACAAACGGTTATACTCCTCCAAAAGTAACAGGTGATACATCAAGTTCGAGCGGTGCTAGGCTTGCTTCATATGAGCAAATGGATGTCGATAAAAAGAAAGATTATGAAGCCGAAAGCAAGGCATTGG CAAAAGGCTTAtgggatgcactcaaagagCATTGTGAAGGTGACGACGATCTCAAGAAGAGTAGGAAAGATTTGTTGAAGAAGCAGTATTATGTGTTCACTAGCTTCAAAGATGAAACTCTTGATGAGACCCTGGTTCGTTACAGTCATCTGCTGGTTCAACTTGCCTACTTTGGGTATAATCCGGATCCAGAAGACGTGATCGAGAAGTTGTTGGAATCACTTCCTGACAAATGGGAAGGATTTATCACCTTTATCCAACAAAAGAAAGTCGAATGA